The window GCCCCTATGACCATAGATATTCTCCTCAACTCCAGACTCCCTAGATACAGTACCCCAATCAAGATCACATCCCTCATATACTAGTTCCTCTTCTTCATTTTGGGGGCATCCAATTAACCATTCATTTGCTTCGTCAATATTATCCAACAGAATTGGATCAACGGTATCGCCAACATCATAACGACGCCTCAATGTTCTATTGTACTTAATGTACACTAGATTGTTGAGACGCGATAGTTCAAGCCTATTCCTCTTTTTGGTATGAATCTGTGCATAAGTTGTAGAAACTAATTAGTAGATACTAATAATAATGTATATAGAAATTAGAATATAATAAATCTTCTTCTCACATGTTCAAACACGCTCCAATTTCTCTCGCATCCGGATGCGCTACAAGTTAAACTTAATACTCTTATTTCAAGCTGTTGCAAGTTTGGGGTATGATTACCAAATACCGACCACCATTCAgctataaaaaaaataattaaaggtTTAATAATTATAAATAAGTCAAATAACTTAAGTAAAGCTATAAAAATAACTAAATCAATCCACTTACAAGGGGATGTTTTGTCTCTGTTTCTTATAGCCTGAGGCATACCAAAAGTCCCCAATGCATGTTTATACATATGAAGCTCTTTGACGAGAGCATCTTGTGTTGCATTAGGGACCATCTTACCAACACATTCAAGGTAACCTTGCCACACTTCTGTTGATAAAGTCTTATTTTGATAATTAGTGTAAAACATTCCCGGGTTCAAAACATGGCCTGCTGCATGCAAAGGTCTATGAAGTTGGTCCGTCCACCGCCGATCAATGATTTCGAAAACTTTCTCATATTGCTTCCGATCACCATGAAAACCCTTTTCAATAACTTCTTTGTCTCTATCCATTGCTTCATAAATATAGCCCATTGATGGTTTTTTTTCTCCATCCACCAAGCGAAGCGCTACTATCAAAGGAGAACCAACTTTAAGTGCCCTAACAACATCATTCCAAAAAGATGTAGAAGTAAGATGTCTGACAACTTCTTTTCCCAAAAGTTCCTTTGCAAATATACTTTCTGTCCATTCGGTTGGGAAGATCATAGTTCTCAAGTTTTTCTTTTGCATGTAAAAAGATTGCAAAGTTAAGAAGGCCGTTGCAAATCTTGTCTTAGCCGGTTTCACCAAATTTCTTTGTTTTGTATATCTTCTCATCATGTTCAACAACAATGGCCTCATTGCTATGTAAGAATGTATCTTAATGGCCTTCTGAAAAACTGTAAAAGGAATATTTTAGTAGCTAAGTAATAAGTAATAAGCATATAGTATAAGCTATAAAGAAAGTTAGAGCTATTTTTTTTCACCTGAAGCATACGGGTTTATTTTGAAGATGTCACCAAACATCAAATTGATACAATGTGCAGCACATGGAGTCCAATAAATGTGCGGGTACACACCCATTATCATGTCACCGGCTTTAACATTCTCGCTAGCATTATCGGTAACCACTTGTATAACTTTTTCCGATCCAATTTGCTTAATAGTCTTCTCAAACAAGTTGAACATCTTGGTGGAATTTGTAGATTCATCACTAGCATCGACTGACCCAAGAAACACACTACCTAATGGAGAATTGACCAAAATATTGATGATCATTTTTCCATTTCGTGTTGTCCACTTGTCCATCATAATTGAACACCCAAACTCtgtccatttcaatttatgttcCTCAATAATCTCATCTATCTTCTCCACCTCTTTTTTTAGATGAGTAACTCTAATTTCGTGATAGGtaggctatgttgctcggacccgGCACTTTTGCCGCCGTACCCGTGTCGACACGACACGGACACGGGTTTGGGTACGGAATTCGTGTCAGATCCGGTCAATACAGATCGGATACTTTGACCGAAATTCATgaccaaattaaagaaaaaatttgagattatgatttctcaagataacaaaaagtagagatttgaagacatgagatggcataccttcaatattatgtaGAAAATTTAACTAGTTTCTCTATCTCTGTTTCAGATGTCTTCAACATTGTTTGCTTAGCAGAGTGGTCGACTTGCCGTTGGGGATAGGGGCGTGGTGGTGGTGAAGTGATGGAAGTGACGAGGTGGAAGGGGTGGCAGCCATGGTTTGTTGAAGAGAGAGCAGAGGGGAACCCAACGTTTAGGGTTGTTGATTTAAGAAGAAAGGGCCGTTAGTTTTAAGTGGGGTTTGGGCCGAGTCGGTTGGTTGGGCTGCTGAATTTTTTTGGGCCACAGATTTGTTGGGTTGCTGATTTAATTTGGATAAGAAGGGAATTGGCCCAATATTATGTAGATGAATTAATCATCCTAATTTCTTTTCATTTTGAActaattaaaatatgcttctttctcctaattaattctcaaaaatttgtacatatgaaaattataatacaattaatttaatatacgtatttagtTTTAAATTATAATAATGTCCACGTGCACATTATTTACAATATTATTTCATCCAAATTTTGTcccttattttaaaaataaaaaaaatccactAATGACCTGCATATACCCAATTgaacttttaaattaaaaaattatcATAAGAGTTGCCAAGAATTGGAATGCTTAGTACATTCAAATTTGTCAAATCACTGttataagaatttttttttataggaTGAAAATTATTTattcaactttgctttaaaaattaaactctCTTTTCAATTTTGAATAATAGATATTCTCTCCCTTTATCCTAATTGACTTTTTAAATTGCTTATCTTACTCTTAACATTATCAACATTTGTAATCTTTTACTTCTTCAAAATCAtgctgttttttattttttaatatttcaaaaaattatttaaaaactaAATATTAATTTCGACATGAGAAGagaaaagtgagaaatactaaGTGTATATAAGCTAATGACATTTtcataatgaaataaatgagcaacgtaaaagaaaatatttttattagataataataattaaaactcCAATATCTATTTATTCAAGtgaaaataacaaataataataacttTTTAAGCATATAATAATGTAGGTGAtacaaaaataattaataaatattttataataaatTCCTAAAagtattatctatttatattgtaaataaaatttaatttataatttataaAATATTAGATTAGTGTCAAGTGTCAACCATAACCTGTTCAAGAGGGATGAGCTTAATATATACACAAACGTGTATGTGCATATATATGTTTAATGCATTTAATATTAAAATAACAATCATTAAAAAAAGTATTAAATTTgtgaaaaatttataaaaaaatattattctacttataatattaatgaacttaaataaaaATCTATAAATATCTAATAgcaaatgagtattatatataatataaataagtactAAAGATATGCACAAATACTTCATATAAGTTTTCAACAATTGAATAGTACAATGTAATTATACATTTGATTAATTAGGACTAAAGATTATAACAAGAAATATACACGATCACAatataattaaatattataaTGCTTATAACATGATCAAGTAAACTTGGTAGACTATTTGTTTATCTCCAGTAGTATAAGTTTTAGGTAATTGAATAAGTAGAACGTAACTATACATTTAATTAGGACCAAACATTATAACAAGATATATACACTAttataatataattaaataatataatGCTTATAACATTAATCAGGTAGACTTGTTGGAATATTTGTCTAATTGCGTTAGTATAAGTTTGAATTATCGAATATAGAGTGTAAACATTTGACTGGGACTAAGAATTATAACAAGAGTTGTTAACACAATATGCTCAATCTACTAGTTAGTTCTTGAGTTGGGGTTTGAAATTTGATGTTTGGGTTTGGGGTTTAGAATTTGGGGTTTGGGTTTGGGGTTTAGGGTTTGGGGTTTGGAGTTTGGAGAATAACAAGATATATGAACTACCAAAACTTTATGTAAGTTCGATTAAGTAAAAAGTAATTATACATTTGATTAGGTCCAATGACTATAACAAGAAATATACACAATCATAATATAGTTAATCAATATAAAATcaataccatgtttggtagctaGTTAAGAGACAAGTTATTCATATATTAAAATCTTACATAAGTACCACGCTTGGTAGCTAGTTACGATGTTCGGTCTACAGTTTAGAAACCAGCATAActaatacatatataagttatgGAGAAATTTACGCATAGTAAATGTTGGAGTAATTAATACGTGAATAACTAAACCCTCCATAACTAATACCTACATAAATAAAACATAAATTTCTTCATAACTAATTCATGTATAacaaatacctgcataactctaaacagctaccaaacgacccttaacattacataactaataattatgattatataatttttaaataaatcACATTAATCCTCCAAACTTAGTTAAAGAGTATTAAAGACTTGTAATGTAATTATTTATATGAACGTAAATGTCAAATCTCCATAACTTAAAGTAATAAATTAATATAATAAACACATATGACTCATCCAATCTCATTTAATGCTATAGTCCAAAAAAGATACTATACACAGTCATTTTAGTCCAAAGACAAATATCAGAGGTAGCCATAAGGCTACTATACTAGTGTACTCATTTCTGTGTACACACTTCCCCAAATTTTGTTTTCCCTCCAAAGAAAGAAGACTTCTCTTCCTCCTATTCTAAGCATTTTTCGGTGGCAACAAGAACAACCcttcactgtttttttttttttttccaatctaTTTCAAAATTCTTCATCTATGGctgaaaaacaaaaaggaaaagttTTTCTAAGACCATCAAAGACCGTAGCAAACTTTGATGATACACCCTTATGGAATCATGTGAAAGTTATTCAACTTGCTGCTGGTGGTGGTGGAAATAGGACTTGGTTGTGCAACTATTGCAACAAAAAGGTTACTGGATCATATTATAAAGTCAAAGGACATCTTTTAAAGCTTTCAAATCATGGGGTTGAAGCTTGCAAACAAATAAGTAGTGATGTATACGCGGTTTTAAAATTGGAGCATGAGCAAGCTGAAAGTAAAAAATTATCCATCCAAGTAAATGCTAGAAAAAAATCAGATTACATTTCACTACCAGAAGGTTCTGATTTAgcacaacagaaaaaaaaaaggaaaggtgcAGAAGGTGGAGGTATTGAAAAAGCTTTCAACCTTCATCAAAGAAATACGGCGGACAAATTGGCAGCCCGTATGTTCTATGCATCAGGTTTATCATTCAATCTAGCAAATTCTCCATACTTCAAAAAGTATTCAAAGTTTCTAGCAGATAATCCTTTAGCTGGTTATACTCCTCCAACGTATAATAGGCTTAGAACGAGTCTTTTATCTCAAGAAAAGATGAACATTATGACAAAATTGCAGCCAATTAAAGATTCATGGAAAAAGAAAGGGTTGTCAATTTGTTCCGATGGATGGTCGGATGTTAAGAGACGACCATTGATAAATATAATGGCGGCATCTAGCGGGGGACCAATATTTTTAAATTCCATTAATTCAAGTGGAATTGTGAAGGATGGTGACTATGTTGCTAATCTATTTGTTAAAGCAATAGAAGGAGTTGGTTCGGAGAATGTTGTTCAAGTTATAACAGATAATGCAAGTAATATGAAACTTGCCGGTAGTATCGTAGAGCAATCTTTTCCTCACATCTTTTGGACACCATGTGTAGTTCATTGTTTAAATCTAGCATTGAAAAGCATGTGTCAACCTTCGGAAAAATCAACTCACTATAAAAATTGCAAGTGGATGGTAGAGTTGATTAGTCAAATGAACAATCTGAAAAATTTCGTGGTGAATCATGACATCGCTCATTCTATCTTTAAAAAATATTCGGATTTATGTATGTTGAGAGTTGCTGAGACAAGGTTTGCTTCACATATTATCATGGCTGATCGTTTTCAAAAAGTGAAGAAGTTTTTAGAGCAAATGGTGATGGACGACGAATGGAAGCACTACAAGGGAGATAAGGTAATTGAAGCCAAAACACGTGACATTAAATCTCTTATAATGAAAGATGAATGGTGGGATAAAGTTGACTTCTTTTTAGAATTTACGAAACCAATTTTATCTATGCTTAGAAATGCCGATCTTGATTGTCCAAGTTTACACCTTATATATGATATGTGGGACACAATGACCGAGAAAgtgaagaaaattatttttgagCATGAGGGGAAAGATCTCCTTACCGGTCAATCGGATTTCTTTGATACAATTCACGGAATTCTTGAGGCTAGATGGAATAAAAGCAATACCCCATTGCATTGCATGGCACATTCTTTGGTTCCAAAGTACTATCATGAAACATGGCTCAAAGGTGAAAATGGGATTCGAAGATTTCCACCGAATGAAGATAGTGAGATTTCTTTCAATAGGGTAGAGTGCTTCCGGAGATATTTTAGAAATTCAAATGAGTTCAAAAAAGTTTCTCTAGAATATGGAGCCTTTTGTAGCGGTAGTGGTTATTTTGGTGAGCCTCATGTTATTGAAGCTATGATGTATGAGGAACCTCTTTCTTGGTGGGCGAATCACGGCGTTTCGGCTCCTCTTTTGCAAAAGTTGGCTTTCAAATTGCTTTCACAACCGGCTTCTTCCTCTTGTTGTGAAAGAAATTGGAGCACTTATTCTATGATTCACAATATCAAGAGAAATAAGTTAACAACTACAAGAGCTGAAGATTTGGTGTTTGTACATTATAACATATGTTTGCTCTCTCGCAAGAAAGAAAAATATACGAGTGGTCCAAGCAAGTTTTGGGATTTGGGTATGTGTACAATTTCTTAAATAATTTATTGTATGATAAGTTTTATCCCTTTGAAACATTTTAATATTTCTAATTCATTTTCATGTGGTTCTAGGTGGAGATCATGTCGATATTGATATTGATGAGACTTCTAATAGTTTACTTGAGCTATCGATGAATGAACCACAATTAGAAGGGGTGATATTTGGAGAGgaatttgaagacttggaggaagtTGAAGACATGGAAGAAGAAAGCTGATTTGAATATGAGTTGactctttatttatgtctttttGAACATGACTTGAAGTGTATATAATATAAGTGATAAGTCTTTTTGAACATGACTAGATTCTATGTATAAGTCTTTTTGAGCATGTCTCTCTGTTGATGTCTTAAACATATAAGATTTCAGATCTTACTTTGTTTAAATTGGCTTATTTTACTCCCATTTACTTTCCAAAGTTATTTTCTGCATCTTGATTACTAAAGACCGAAGAGGCAAAGCTGTGGAGCAATATCAAGAGTTATGCAACTCTTGGAAGATAAGTTTTCTTATGTTTTATGTTAATTTCTTTTAATTATCTTTGTTATACTTTAATATGTTTTTAATATTTAGTTTGCTACTTTGTTGTGTAAATTGTAGGAGAAAGGATGGAATATTGTCCATCTCGGAGCACGCAGTCAGCAGTCTAGCACCTAGTAGAATGGAAGATTGAATCACATGTCTCGTACAAACTACATGTAAGTGCTTCCACAAAAAACTCTCATAATCTAGGCATATTCTTGTAGCTAtattattagaattttgaattatttttgtcgaatccccgcacccgtatccgtacccggatccgtacccacgaatcttaaaatttagatcatgccgagtccgacctctagatccatacccgtatccgacacccgcacccgagtccgagcaacatagtagGTAGGAGGTTTCATTCCTGGGCTATATTGTCCTATGGCCTCAATGTATTTATCAAAACTTTTGTGATTTACACAATTAAAAGGGAGCCCTGCATCATATACTCATACTGCAAAAGCACTTACAGCGCGATCTCTTAGCAACTTCTTGGATGCATCAGACGCTGCCGTGCTACTGCTTCCCTTCCCCTTTGATGTTTGCGGGTAATAAAGATTCATGGGACCTTTCACATTGGCAGTACGTGCCGTGGATGATGCATTGGATGacattttttgagtttttgaggGAGGAGGCATcatttcatcatcttcatcagagAGATTAGCCAAGGATGGTTGGTGCAACATTTGAGTTTTTAACAACTGTTTACTTTCAACATAGTTTTTTACTTCTTCCCTAATTTCAGGCGGACAAATTCCACATTTTTTTACATTTTTGTAACCACCAATCAAATGTTGTTTGTGTCGAGTAATTCCGCCATTGAAAGTTTCTCGACAAAAGATACATGTGACTGAGTCTTTTGTTGGGCCTTTGGTACCATAATTCCAACCTATGTCTTTTTTGCTAGCGTCCGACGATTCCATTGAATTTGAACCTACTGTTTATAACTGTATAACAAAATTTAAACAATTATTGAACAGAAAAAATAGGAGCAAAACAACCACTGCCTCACTGATccaaacagagaaaaaaaaaacagaggaaaaaACAGAGCAATTAACAGAGGTGAAAAAAACTGAGGGtaaaaaaacagaggagaaaaaacagaaaaagaagaagagaatagaagaaggaaaaaaaaaaaaccagaggtGGCCGGAAATAGGCCAGTTGTCGCCGGAAAAAAAGAAGACGAAAGAAGAAGAACAGATGAAGAAGCAGAAGTCGAAAATACaggaggaagaaagaagaagaaagaagaagaactgaagaaaaagaagaaggagaaagagacaTACATGAAACcttgaaggagaagagaggaggAGGCAAACAAAAAACCCTAGCTGCTATTTTTATTTAAGTCCTCCACTTCATTTAAGTCCTCCACttcttttaattgttttttttttaaaagcagcCTCGCCTTGGCGCCATTAGCGCCTTTCTCGCCATTGGCGCGCCTTCTGAAGGTCTGCTCGCCATGGCCATGAAAGGCGCAGCAGCCTCGCCACGCCGCGCCTCTCGCCAAAGGCGAGAAGGCGCTCGCCTTTAACAACACTGGTGTAATGTttatttgtctttatcaattttattcaaccagtggaaggcttcctcatccGCCCGCCTAATAATCTCCATTtgcaggtgaaacttcttctcctgatgctctgttgcagccgctcacatccaattgcaaagtgctgggctTCGATacgccttttggaagtttgccttcaaatgccttaaacaaaaacgatggtaggcaaagggcGGCTGCCACCCATGCAAATTAAACATATTGCTCAATATGCCAGTATTTCTGTCTGATATAACACATATGcccatacgatccttaataaTTTGTTGCCTCAAGTAGTTCAAAAACAGACCCCACGTATTagtgctctcattagctgcaattgcaaaagctagagggaatacaGATCCATTTGCATCTATTCCAACTCCAATTAGTAGCTTTATGTCGTATACCCCGTACatatgtgttccatctattgatattactggccgacaatgagcaaaaccttcaatgcatggtttgaatgcccaaaacacaaactcaaaaatattaccggACACCAGGCTttgatttgagcttccattcgaCAACAGTACCAGGATTGAAGTGTTGTAtagccgccatgtatctcggcaacgtcttgaaagagccctcccaattgccgaagactatctcatgtgcacgcctacgcccaagatacgccttccgCCTACTAATGGTTTTGCGATATACTTTTAGGACGGTTGTAATACAATCTCTAATAGGGTACCTGGAGAAGTTGATAGATCATCATATAGCAACGAGGAACATCGTATTAacatcaaaattaaaataaacttaggcgaaggggataccttgggttttttgCAATGTCGCCAACTAACACAGCAAcaatcatattggtatctagat is drawn from Lycium barbarum isolate Lr01 chromosome 8, ASM1917538v2, whole genome shotgun sequence and contains these coding sequences:
- the LOC132606258 gene encoding uncharacterized protein LOC132606258 — protein: MVPNATQDALVKELHMYKHALGTFGMPQAIRNRDKTSPCKWIDLVIFIALLKLFDLFIIIKPLIIFFIAEWWSVFGNHTPNLQQLEIRVLSLTCSASGCERNWSVFEHIHTKKRNRLELSRLNNLVYIKYNRTLRRRYDVGDTVDPILLDNIDEANEWLIGCPQNEEEELVYEGCDLDWGTVSRESGVEENIYGHRGGSSSSRSHNKGKGVATTATSSLRSRCLIDENSEFETETEPEPEEEEDEEQYNVENLGYQEFGILEDLEFE
- the LOC132607919 gene encoding uncharacterized protein LOC132607919 encodes the protein MDKWTTRNGKMIINILVNSPLGSVFLGSVDASDESTNSTKMFNLFEKTIKQIGSEKVIQVVTDNASENVKAGDMIMGVYPHIYWTPCAAHCINLMFGDIFKINPYASVFQKAIKIHSYIAMRPLLLNMMRRYTKQRNLVKPAKTRFATAFLTLQSFYMQKKNLRTMIFPTEWTESIFAKELLGKEVVRHLTSTSFWNDVVRALKVGSPLIVALRLVDGEKKPSMGYIYEAMDRDKEVIEKGFHGDRKQYEKVFEIIDRRSVARLP
- the LOC132607920 gene encoding uncharacterized protein LOC132607920 — protein: MAEKQKGKVFLRPSKTVANFDDTPLWNHVKVIQLAAGGGGNRTWLCNYCNKKVTGSYYKVKGHLLKLSNHGVEACKQISSDVYAVLKLEHEQAESKKLSIQVNARKKSDYISLPEGSDLAQQKKKRKGAEGGGIEKAFNLHQRNTADKLAARMFYASGLSFNLANSPYFKKYSKFLADNPLAGYTPPTYNRLRTSLLSQEKMNIMTKLQPIKDSWKKKGLSICSDGWSDVKRRPLINIMAASSGGPIFLNSINSSGIVKDGDYVANLFVKAIEGVGSENVVQVITDNASNMKLAGSIVEQSFPHIFWTPCVVHCLNLALKSMCQPSEKSTHYKNCKWMVELISQMNNLKNFVVNHDIAHSIFKKYSDLCMLRVAETRFASHIIMADRFQKVKKFLEQMVMDDEWKHYKGDKVIEAKTRDIKSLIMKDEWWDKVDFFLEFTKPILSMLRNADLDCPSLHLIYDMWDTMTEKVKKIIFEHEGKDLLTGQSDFFDTIHGILEARWNKSNTPLHCMAHSLVPKYYHETWLKGENGIRRFPPNEDSEISFNRVECFRRYFRNSNEFKKVSLEYGAFCSGSGYFGEPHVIEAMMYEEPLSWWANHGVSAPLLQKLAFKLLSQPASSSCCERNWSTYSMIHNIKRNKLTTTRAEDLVFVHYNICLLSRKKEKYTSGPSKFWDLGGDHVDIDIDETSNSLLELSMNEPQLEGVIFGEEFEDLEEVEDMEEES